GATCCACGCGCCAAGATCCTTGGCGAGATGTGTGAGCGTGTTCTGAAGGCACTTGGCCGTAAGGATCCATTGCTTGATATTGCGCGTCACTTACAGGATAAGGCGCTTAGTGATGAGTATTTTATTAAGCGTAAACTTTATCCAAACGTTGATTTTTACAGTGGCATTATCCTTAAGGCAATAGGACTCCCACTGGATATGTTTACTGTGATTTTTGCAATTGGCCGTATGCCTGGCTGGATTGCAAACTGGAAGGAAATTGCAGAAAGCAGCAGCAAAATACATCGTCCGAGACAGATCTATATGGGGCCGACCAAACGTCCCTATGTCATGATGAAGGACCGTTAGTTCGATTGTAAGTCCAGAGTCAAAGGCCGTTAGTGAAGTCGGTATGTCAATTGGCCGCAATTGACGAGTAGCTAGCAAAATCAAGCATGTTATCGAAAGAAAAGCATGCTTCAAACACCTACGGCAATTCTCTTGACCCGTTTTTTGCAGATTTTTATGCTTATGGGTAATATCACTATCATGAAATTGCCCCTTTATTTAAAATCTATCTCTTCGGTTGTCCTGTTAAATGCCTGCTTCAGTTCGATAACACAGGCTGCATTTGTTCCATTAGGAACTTCTGGCGATGATCCCAATAACTATGGAACGTTCTCAGGGGTTGTCCTTGATTCGGTGACTTTGAATGGTCAAACCTATGGAACAAGCAGTCTTGTTCAGGTTTCATTGACGGCCTTTGCCGGGGCGACCAGCTCAGTGTTATTACAGCAGAACGGTGGTGTTACAAATCCTACCGCCCAGCAACGGCGTGATTTTCTAGAAACTGATTGGCGGGGAGATACTGGAATCATCAATCCGTCTGCAGTAGCTGGTAGTGTTCAAGCAAATTTTAACGTGCCTGTGAGAAACATTGCAGGGGCGGATATGTTTTTATATGAAATAAATACCGCAGCTACTGGTGATGCATTTGATATTATAATCAATGGCATGACGTTAACTGTTGGAGCAAGTGATTATGGTGATAGTGGTGCAAACACAAACAGTGCTGATGTCCTGAGTGTTGGTTCCACACCTACGACCTTAACTCAATTACTTAACAATCCAGCAGGCCTTTCGAGCGGAAATATTTCACAAAACATTCTGGGAGTCGGGATCGATTTTTCTGATTTCGGTGTTGCTGACGGAGCTACTGTTACCAGCTTTTCCTATAACAGTGGTAATGTTACTTCTTTTGACCCTGTTCTGATTGCAGCGGTTCCGGAGCCGCATACTTATAGCATGATTGCGGGATTTTTTGTTGTGGGGATTGCATTCCTTCGTCGGCGTTTTTCTGTTTAAAAAATCAGCCTGAATCCAGCGAAAATAATTAGAGCCCAGACAGCTCTACTGAACCATTTTTGTGGAATAAATTGTACAATTTTTGGAGCAATGAATGCTCCTAGCGCAGCTATCATTCCTAAGGTGAGGCTCAGCTTGAGTGTGCTGAAACTAACGTTTCCTGAGAATGCCTGAAAGGGCATTTTAAAAAGATTTACAATAAAGAAAAACCAGGCCGATGTTCCGATAAAGGCAAACTTCGGCAGCTTTACTGCCATGAGATAGAAAGATGCGACTGGACCTGCAGCATTTGCCAGCATCGTCGCTAGCCCGCCAGCGAATCCGGTTCCATTTACAAACCACCAGTTGTGTGGGACTTTGTCTTCTTTGTCATTGTTGTTTTGTAGCAACCACAAGCGAAAAAAATGCAGTGCAGTCATAATCAATAGCATGAAGCCGATCACTGCACTGAACACCGAAGCAGGGATATAATCAAAGAGTAGCCATCCGATAATGACACCGAATAGAGTGGGAGGGAGTAATCGAAGTAGATGGTGCCAGTCTGCATGACGGCGGTAGACCAAGATAGCAACCACATCGGCGCAGGTCAGTACAGGAAGTAGAATGCCAACTGATGGCTTGGCTCCAAATACTTCGGCAAAGATCCAAATAGTGATATTACCCGCACCGGGCAGTCCGCCTTTGCCTAAGCCAATCAGCAAGGCACCGACTATAACCAGTATCCAGTCTGCTGGACTGAGTCCGTACAGGTCCATTTAGGAAAACTCCCCACTGTTCACTTTCCAGACTTTCCAGGTTTGGCTATCAGCTTCAGGGGGCAATGTTGTTCCTGTAGCAAAGACCTGATATTGGCCACCAACTGCCTTCCAGAAACCTTCACGTCGGTAGGCATCCAATTCGCCTAAAACATCATCCGCCAGGATCAGTGGTGTGACTCCGGTGATTGCTTCACTGAATGTGATCTGTGCAAGGCGCATGGCTAAGACCAACCCGCGCTGTTGCCCTTCAGAGCCGAACTCAGCGGCCAGTCGGCCATTTAGTTCAAGTTGCACGTCGTCACGGTGTGGGCCTATGCTAGTCGATCCGAATCGGAAGTCACGCTTGCGACTTTGTTCTAGTAACTTTAGATAGGCTGAAGTGTCATTTGCTTCAACATCTGGTTTATAAGACAGTGAAGCTTGTTCTTTTCCGGAAGAGAGTTCTCTGTAATGTTGCTTTGCGTTTTCGTTTAATTGGCCAATTTGACGACGACGCATTTGAATGAGTTCTACTGCGGGCTCAGATATCGTCTTATCAAAAGACTCAAGCACCGCATCATCCAGATCGTTTGACTTGAGGAGTCTGTTTCTTTCTTTGAGACACTTTTGATAACGAGCCAGGGTGCGATAATACTGTTTGTCAACTGAGGCAAAGGCTTCGTCCAGAAAACGCCGTCTTAGTGCAGGTCCACCACGAATCAACTGGAGATCATCAGAAGCCAGAACAACACTTGGGAAAAGTCCGATATACTCACCGAGACTGCGTATGGAGTTTTGATCCAATTCAAGGCGTTTTCCTTTGTTCGAAAACTTTAGAGTCACCTCCGAGTTACCCATCTGTTCTTGCTCAACGCGATAGTAAAGACCAGACTGCTCCTTACCGTGTTGGATCAGGGCTGAACTGTCTCGAGTTCGGAACGAACGTAAGGCGGAAATCATTCCAATCGCTTCAAGGGCATTCGTTTTACCCTGACCATTGAGTCCCAGAAAGAACTGTCGGTCATGCTCAAACTTCAATGAGGCTGAGGCGATATTCCTAAAAGCCTCCAGGTTGAGTTGCACAAGCCTCACAGCGTCAAATTTGGATCACTTCCACTCCTGGCGAAGCCGGCTTTTCGTTAATCAATTCATCATAGGCCTTGAATAAGGTTTTGGTGAGTGCTGACCAATCTTCCGGTGTCGCATCCCAACAGGCACTAATGCGAATGGATCTTCGGGCGTCTTCCGCTTCGATGCCCATTGCGGTTAGGACGTGGGATGCTCCGGTTTTTCCGGATGCACAGGCTGAACCTGTTGATAGGGAAACGCCATGTTTATCCAAACGTGCGACCCATCTCGCCCCTGGAAATCCCGGCATGAGGATACACGATGTATTTGCTAATCGATTCGTATTTTGCCCAATGATGACTGCATCGGGAATCTTATCCAACAGGCTCTTTTCAAAGACACTTTTGTTAACGGCCCAGGCAGCATTGACTGCATCCATTGAGTGTTCTCGAAATTTAAGTGCCGCGACCATTGCGGCCAGGCTAGGGTAGTCTTCGGTTCCTGAACGATGTCCATTTTCCTGGCCGCCTCCATGAGTGCCTTTGAAATCTTCGAAAGACTCGGGTATTTTTATGAATCCCGAGCCTTTCGGTGCCCCGAACTTATGGCCGCAGCCAGTAACAAAATCACAGTCACCAAGGCCATTTGCTGGCTTTTTACCAAGATGCTGTGCCGCATCGCAGTGAAAGAGCACTTTGTACTTTCTGCAGATATCCAAGGCTTCTTTCCACGGTTGTATAACGCCTGTTTCGTTATTGGCAGCCATCACTGACACGAGGCAAACTCCGCCTTTGGAAAGTTCGGCTTCTAAGTGATTCAAATCGAGCCGACCACTGGAATCCACCTTGGCCACTTGATGGCGTTCCGGAAAATACCGCTTTGCGGGTTCAATAACACAGGGATGCTCAATTGCGGATACTACAATTCGTTGGTTTGGGAATTTTCTGGCTGTTTCCGCCAAAACGGCATTGTTCCCCTCGGTTGCACCTGAGTTAAAAACAATCAATTCAGGAGAACAGCCAATTAGATGGCCGATTTCCTGGCGAAGTGTATCGATTAGAATGTGGACGCGCGCGCCACGACTATAGGGGCTCGATGGATTATGCCAGTGCGATCGATTGGCTTCAGCATAGACTGACTCGACTTCCGGGAGCGGAGGTGCCGTTGCATTGACGTCGAAATAGAGCATTCTTAAAGAATGAGTTACTCAGCAGGTATTTTCAACACCTGCCCAACTTTAAGTGCGTCTGGGTTTGGAAGAATATCGCGATTAGCCTCGAAAATTTCTCTCCAGCGAATGGGTTGACCATAGACTTTGGTGCTGATTCGGCTTAAGGTGTCACCAGTTACAACGGTATAGGTGCTTCCTGGTGTTGTTTCCGCTGTAGTCGTTGTATTGGAGCGGGATTGCTGCTGTCCTCCGGGCGGATTGGATATCCCTGAGGACTGAGATGATTGTCTGGGACCAGACGGCGGTGTGATTGCTACAGCACCGTATTGAGACAAGCGGGTTTGGGCATTGGCTAGTTGTTGCTTTAATTCAAGGTTCTCGGCCCGGACACCTTCAAGGATCTCCAACAGATCCAATCGATCGATATCATTGCGAAATGGTTGGCCGGACAGTGTTTTGGCAAAGTCCTTTTTGGCTGAATCGATCAGTTGTTTTACGCGATCAGCTTCATCAGATTCCGGCTTTAATACGATGAACCGCTGATAGTGATAAATCGCAGTCACAGGATCACCGATATGCTTTTGATAAAGGCGGCCTGCTTCAAGGTGGGATTCTGCCGCATCGGAACGTCGGTCTATTACCTTGAGGAATGAATTTAGTGCTTCATCTTCACGCCCTTCCCGTAGGAGTCGTTGGGCGCGTTGATAGTGCTTTTCCTCTGTTTCCTGGACAACGTTCACGCTTGTCCCATCGCCACAACCAAATAGCGAGAGCACAATCAGTGAAAGAGGAATCCATGACCAACGATATGACATCACTAAATTGTCAAACAGCGAGTCAGTCAGCTGCAAGAAAACTCTAGGGAATTTCCAAACGCCGTATCATCGTCTGAACACAGAAACAATTTCCCCTGTCTATCCGAGAATTTCAGCGCTCCAAAACAGAAGTGTCTACTCAGCTTCTACCCAGTAAATACCGTTGGTTCGGATTTCCCTGAGATTGCCTGTCGCGGTATCTCCATCGTCAAAACGCTCTTCTATCATTTGAATTTGTTCAGGGCTTACCGTGTAATCAACCACGCCAATGGCAAATGTCACACCACTGTCTTCGAATTCCATATCCCAGGAACCTCCTAGAGGGGAGCGAACCTGAAAATCGCTGGGCTTAATGTATTCTTCAAGTCCTGCTGGCAGAACTCCGGAGCTGCCATCTCCCGGAAAAACTCCTTCAGCCAAGGTGTAATTCTCAGCTGCACCACGGAACATTCTCAAATCCGAGATAAACCGGGCATTTTGCGAGTTCATTCGAACTTTCCGAAAAGCAGGTAGAGCCATGACTGCAAGCAAGCCGATGATGACGACGACAATCATTACCTCAACAAGAGTAAACCCTCGTGTTTTTCTGGATGCTGATGTTACCTCCTTAAACATGATCAGAAACCACCTAATTTTTACTTAAAACCTAGCTATTTTAGCCAGGAAAGTGAAGGAATTTCAGTTAACGCATCTTTTTTTATAAATTTTTAAGATATGAATATTACTACCATCTGGCAGGCTTCTGTAGAAGCTTATATGACTTTCCAAAGCAGAATTGAGGGCTTATTGGTTTTATGAAATGGGACCGTTAAGCCGCTACAGTGTGTTGGGAGTTGAAGTCAATTGTCTGACTTTAGGGATGGCGACTGATCACCTGATCGATGCAGCGTCAAGGCGCGAACACGGTTATACCTGCGTTTGCCCTGTTCATTCGATCATGGAAGCACTTGATGATGCTGATTACCAAAAGGTTATGAATCAATCCATGATGACTACTGCTGATGGAATGCCAGTGGTTTGGATGGGGAGATGGCTGACTGGTGAGAAGATACAGCGGGTCTATGGCCCTGATCTCATGGAAGCAGTATTTCAGCATACCGAGAACACGGAATTGAGTCATTACTTTTATGGTGGTCATGAGGGAGTTGCTGATCAATTAATCGTGAAGGTCAAAGAGCGATTTCCCGAATTGAGTATTGCTGGTTACGAAACACCGCCATTTCACGAAATTTCAGAAGAAGAACTGAGTGCATTGAGTCAACGGGTCAAAGAGTCAGGCGCTCATTTTCTATGGGTTGGCTTGGGAGTTCCTAAACAGGAACGCTTTATGGCTAGGGCTGAATCATCATTACCTGGCATCATTCAGATCGGAGTAGGGGCAGCCTTTGACTTCCTCAGTGGTAACAAGCCGCAGGCGCCGCAATGGATGCAGAGATCCGGCTTGGAATGGCTGTTTCGGCTCTTTAATGAGCCAAAACGACTGGCGAGGCGCTATCTTGTGGGTAATGTACGCTTTCTGTGGCACATAACCCTGCAATTGACAGGAATTAGACGCTATCCGCTCTCCTAGAGCTAATCGATATTCAGGTTTAAGACCTGAGGGGGTGTCAGTGCCTGAGTCGCCAGGGTGGTTTTCGTCTTTTGTATTTATTTATGACAGTGACGGAGGACTCTTCATTTTTTTTCAAAATTTTATTTCTTTTTTTGAATAGAACAACTTTTGGGACGTCTAGCTGCTATCGTAACTAACATCAAAACTAGTCAATATAGTAAATGAAGACATCAATAAATAGATACAAAACCAAGCTGGCATTGCTCTCAATGACCACTTTGCCACTTTTTGCCAACGCCACTGAGGTGCGCGTGACGGTTGAGAATCTGGCACCTTCTGACGGACTTTATTTCACTCCTGTGTGGTTTGGTTTTCACGATGGCTCGTTTGATCTGCATGATATTGGCGGCGCAGCTTCTGCTGGATTGGAGTCACTGGCCGAAGATGGAATGACTGCTACGCTTGATGGCGAATTCGGGTCGGCTGACGGTCGCCAGTCAAATGTCCTTGCCGCACCCAGTGGAATCGGTCCGGGTCTCTATAATCCCGGTGCGATTGCGTCCTTTACGCTCGATTTGAATACTGCCGAAAACCGCTATTTGACCTATGCGTCGATGCTTTTACCTTCAAACGATGCCTTTTTCGGCAACGGTAACCCCCTTGCGGTAGAGCTGTTTGATGCAGATGGCAACTTTACCGGTGAGCGGACCATCATCATCATCGGTGAGAATATTTACGATGCGGGAACAGAAGTGAACGACACCATGGGAGCTCCGTTTTCCATGATTGGCGGAACCAGTAGCGACGAAGGTGGACTTGTTGCCCTTCACTCCGGCCTGGACAATTTCATTGGCTCTGCCTTGGGCAATGGTGATATCCTCGGCAGCGCCTTTAGTTCCAGCACTCAGATTGCAAGGATCACAATCTCTGAGGTTGTGC
The Rubellicoccus peritrichatus DNA segment above includes these coding regions:
- a CDS encoding WecB/TagA/CpsF family glycosyltransferase — encoded protein: MGPLSRYSVLGVEVNCLTLGMATDHLIDAASRREHGYTCVCPVHSIMEALDDADYQKVMNQSMMTTADGMPVVWMGRWLTGEKIQRVYGPDLMEAVFQHTENTELSHYFYGGHEGVADQLIVKVKERFPELSIAGYETPPFHEISEEELSALSQRVKESGAHFLWVGLGVPKQERFMARAESSLPGIIQIGVGAAFDFLSGNKPQAPQWMQRSGLEWLFRLFNEPKRLARRYLVGNVRFLWHITLQLTGIRRYPLS
- a CDS encoding type II secretion system protein, with translation MFKEVTSASRKTRGFTLVEVMIVVVIIGLLAVMALPAFRKVRMNSQNARFISDLRMFRGAAENYTLAEGVFPGDGSSGVLPAGLEEYIKPSDFQVRSPLGGSWDMEFEDSGVTFAIGVVDYTVSPEQIQMIEERFDDGDTATGNLREIRTNGIYWVEAE
- a CDS encoding cysteine desulfurase family protein, with protein sequence MLYFDVNATAPPLPEVESVYAEANRSHWHNPSSPYSRGARVHILIDTLRQEIGHLIGCSPELIVFNSGATEGNNAVLAETARKFPNQRIVVSAIEHPCVIEPAKRYFPERHQVAKVDSSGRLDLNHLEAELSKGGVCLVSVMAANNETGVIQPWKEALDICRKYKVLFHCDAAQHLGKKPANGLGDCDFVTGCGHKFGAPKGSGFIKIPESFEDFKGTHGGGQENGHRSGTEDYPSLAAMVAALKFREHSMDAVNAAWAVNKSVFEKSLLDKIPDAVIIGQNTNRLANTSCILMPGFPGARWVARLDKHGVSLSTGSACASGKTGASHVLTAMGIEAEDARRSIRISACWDATPEDWSALTKTLFKAYDELINEKPASPGVEVIQI
- a CDS encoding sulfite exporter TauE/SafE family protein, with product MDLYGLSPADWILVIVGALLIGLGKGGLPGAGNITIWIFAEVFGAKPSVGILLPVLTCADVVAILVYRRHADWHHLLRLLPPTLFGVIIGWLLFDYIPASVFSAVIGFMLLIMTALHFFRLWLLQNNNDKEDKVPHNWWFVNGTGFAGGLATMLANAAGPVASFYLMAVKLPKFAFIGTSAWFFFIVNLFKMPFQAFSGNVSFSTLKLSLTLGMIAALGAFIAPKIVQFIPQKWFSRAVWALIIFAGFRLIF
- a CDS encoding LysM peptidoglycan-binding domain-containing protein, translating into MSYRWSWIPLSLIVLSLFGCGDGTSVNVVQETEEKHYQRAQRLLREGREDEALNSFLKVIDRRSDAAESHLEAGRLYQKHIGDPVTAIYHYQRFIVLKPESDEADRVKQLIDSAKKDFAKTLSGQPFRNDIDRLDLLEILEGVRAENLELKQQLANAQTRLSQYGAVAITPPSGPRQSSQSSGISNPPGGQQQSRSNTTTTAETTPGSTYTVVTGDTLSRISTKVYGQPIRWREIFEANRDILPNPDALKVGQVLKIPAE
- the recF gene encoding DNA replication/repair protein RecF (All proteins in this family for which functions are known are DNA-binding proteins that assist the filamentation of RecA onto DNA for the initiation of recombination or recombinational repair.), whose product is MQLNLEAFRNIASASLKFEHDRQFFLGLNGQGKTNALEAIGMISALRSFRTRDSSALIQHGKEQSGLYYRVEQEQMGNSEVTLKFSNKGKRLELDQNSIRSLGEYIGLFPSVVLASDDLQLIRGGPALRRRFLDEAFASVDKQYYRTLARYQKCLKERNRLLKSNDLDDAVLESFDKTISEPAVELIQMRRRQIGQLNENAKQHYRELSSGKEQASLSYKPDVEANDTSAYLKLLEQSRKRDFRFGSTSIGPHRDDVQLELNGRLAAEFGSEGQQRGLVLAMRLAQITFSEAITGVTPLILADDVLGELDAYRREGFWKAVGGQYQVFATGTTLPPEADSQTWKVWKVNSGEFS